The Pseudomonas eucalypticola genome has a window encoding:
- the tssE gene encoding type VI secretion system baseplate subunit TssE, whose amino-acid sequence MSTSHNLMPSLFDRLLDDRPHQSAEAASERLCSLADYKASIVRDLEILVNTRQCLVAGQLKGFAHLHGTILDYGMPDFTSKGVLNPEDRRLIQDQLEKAISTGDRRFRSVKVQLLAQQTGQRMLTFRVDALLRLRDVSRQVTFDAVLQVNTQEYTVQNLN is encoded by the coding sequence ATGAGCACGTCACACAACCTGATGCCCTCGCTGTTCGACCGATTGCTGGACGACCGTCCGCACCAATCGGCCGAGGCGGCTTCGGAACGGCTGTGCTCATTGGCCGACTACAAGGCCAGCATCGTGCGTGACCTGGAGATCCTGGTGAACACCCGCCAATGCCTGGTGGCTGGGCAACTCAAGGGCTTCGCGCACCTGCACGGCACCATCCTGGACTACGGGATGCCCGACTTCACCAGCAAGGGTGTGTTGAACCCCGAGGACCGCCGCCTGATCCAGGACCAGCTGGAGAAAGCCATCAGTACCGGCGACCGGCGTTTTCGCAGCGTGAAGGTGCAACTGCTGGCCCAGCAGACTGGCCAGCGCATGCTGACTTTCCGCGTAGACGCATTGCTGCGCCTGCGTGACGTCAGCCGGCAGGTCACCTTCGACGCGGTACTGCAGGTCAACACCCAGGAATACACAGTGCAGAACCTGAACTGA
- the tssC gene encoding type VI secretion system contractile sheath large subunit → MNDKQTATQLQSDLVEVDSLAPQASLLDSIISESRVARSETERTRTRDLIEELVAQVLEGEVTPSKDLIAVLDARIAEIDAMLSEQMNEIMHAREFQQLEASWRGLKYQVDQTETSTQLKIQLFNASKKDLVKDLKSASEFDQSALFKKIYEEEYGTFGGAPFGMLLGDYEFTRHPEDMYLLEEISHVAAAAHAPFISAASPELFGWDSFTDMAGPRDLAKIFDTVEYAKWKSFRNSEDSRYVGLTLPHVLGRLPYGPDTAPVEEFNFVENVDGRDHNKYLWMNAAYALGTRVTDAFSRYGWCVAIRGVEGGGLVEGLPTHTFNTDDGEVALKCPTEIAITDRREKELSDLGFIPLVHCKGTDYAAFFGTQSAQKQKQYNTDIANANARLSAQLQYIFATSRIAHYMKAIMRDKIGSFASRKDVELFLNKWLSGYVLLDDTASQEAKAKFPLREARAEVFEVPGKPGVYKAVTYLRPHYQLDELTASLRLVAELPQSSRG, encoded by the coding sequence ATGAACGACAAGCAAACCGCAACGCAACTGCAGAGCGACCTGGTTGAAGTCGACAGCCTGGCGCCCCAGGCCTCGTTGCTGGACAGCATCATTTCGGAAAGCCGCGTGGCCCGCTCGGAGACCGAGCGCACTCGCACCCGCGACTTGATCGAAGAGCTGGTGGCCCAGGTGCTGGAAGGTGAAGTGACGCCAAGCAAGGACCTGATCGCCGTGCTGGACGCGCGCATCGCTGAAATCGATGCAATGTTGTCCGAGCAGATGAACGAGATCATGCACGCTCGCGAGTTCCAGCAGTTGGAAGCTTCATGGCGTGGCCTGAAGTACCAGGTGGACCAGACCGAGACCAGCACGCAGCTGAAGATCCAGCTGTTCAATGCCTCGAAGAAAGACCTGGTCAAGGACCTGAAGTCGGCGTCGGAATTCGACCAGAGCGCGCTGTTCAAGAAGATCTACGAAGAGGAATACGGCACTTTCGGTGGCGCGCCCTTCGGCATGCTGCTGGGTGACTATGAGTTCACCCGCCACCCCGAAGACATGTACCTGCTGGAAGAGATCTCCCATGTGGCCGCGGCAGCCCACGCCCCGTTCATTTCGGCAGCATCGCCGGAACTGTTCGGTTGGGACTCGTTCACCGACATGGCGGGCCCACGTGACCTGGCCAAGATTTTCGACACGGTGGAATACGCCAAGTGGAAGTCGTTCCGCAATTCCGAGGATTCGCGCTACGTCGGCCTGACCCTGCCCCACGTGCTGGGCCGCCTGCCGTATGGCCCTGATACGGCGCCGGTGGAGGAGTTCAACTTCGTCGAGAACGTCGATGGCCGCGACCACAACAAGTACCTGTGGATGAACGCGGCATACGCGCTGGGTACCCGCGTCACTGACGCGTTCTCGCGCTACGGCTGGTGCGTGGCGATCCGTGGCGTGGAAGGGGGCGGCCTGGTGGAAGGCCTGCCAACGCACACTTTCAATACCGATGACGGTGAAGTGGCGCTCAAGTGCCCTACTGAAATCGCCATCACCGACCGCCGCGAGAAGGAGCTGTCGGACCTGGGCTTCATTCCCCTGGTGCACTGCAAGGGCACCGACTATGCCGCGTTCTTCGGCACCCAGTCGGCGCAGAAGCAGAAGCAGTACAACACCGATATCGCCAACGCCAACGCGCGCCTGTCGGCACAGCTGCAATACATCTTCGCTACCTCGCGTATCGCCCACTACATGAAGGCGATCATGCGCGACAAGATCGGCAGCTTCGCCTCGCGCAAAGACGTCGAGCTGTTCCTCAACAAGTGGTTGTCGGGCTACGTCCTGCTGGACGATACCGCCAGCCAGGAAGCGAAGGCCAAGTTCCCGCTGCGCGAAGCCCGCGCCGAGGTGTTCGAAGTGCCTGGCAAGCCGGGTGTGTACAAGGCTGTGACCTACCTGCGCCCGCATTACCAACTCGATGAACTGACCGCTTCGCTGCGGCTGGTCGCCGAACTGCCGCAATCCAGCCGCGGCTGA
- the tssB gene encoding type VI secretion system contractile sheath small subunit, with product MAKKESTQHKLDRVRSPRVHITYDVDIGDAQEKKELPFVVGVLGDFTGNPLEPLPKLKDRKFVFIDRDNFNGVLKGLKPRLTYRVDNTLAKNGTQLGVELNFKALEDFEPQNVVKQVEPLRKLLDVRNKLADLRNKMGGNDKLEELLMDVLQNTDKLAALGKEIGRQAAVPATETKE from the coding sequence ATGGCGAAGAAGGAAAGTACCCAGCACAAACTGGACCGCGTGCGCTCACCACGCGTGCATATCACCTATGACGTGGACATCGGCGATGCTCAGGAAAAGAAAGAGCTGCCGTTCGTGGTTGGCGTGCTGGGTGACTTCACCGGCAACCCGCTGGAGCCTTTGCCCAAACTCAAGGACCGCAAATTCGTTTTCATCGACCGTGACAATTTCAACGGCGTACTCAAGGGCCTCAAGCCTCGCCTGACCTATCGCGTGGACAACACCCTGGCCAAGAACGGCACCCAACTGGGCGTGGAGCTGAACTTCAAGGCCCTTGAAGACTTCGAGCCGCAGAACGTGGTCAAGCAGGTAGAGCCGCTGCGCAAGTTGCTGGACGTACGCAACAAGCTGGCTGACCTGCGCAACAAGATGGGCGGCAACGACAAGCTCGAAGAGCTGTTGATGGACGTGCTGCAGAACACCGACAAGCTGGCAGCGCTGGGCAAGGAAATCGGCCGCCAGGCCGCCGTGCCTGCTACCGAAACGAAAGAGTGA
- the tssI gene encoding type VI secretion system tip protein TssI/VgrG codes for MSMDLSALFTAQNQRLFKITLPLKGGQELLLESFGGYEALSGDFAFELQLISESADVELKTAIGQPTLIEIELSTGGSRYIHGHIISFANKGSDGGMCQYNATLGSWLNMLAQRFDSQIFQDQTIIQVVTSIFSRYEGLAKFEFRVSRALKQQSYITQYRENDRNFVLRLLESEGLFYYFEHTADGHTMIIMDDSTVLTPLPEQPQIRFHSASVTETADSITDWTAQRTLQSGRFSAQTFDYRQPRNRLPVSMASLNNQGDVDQFEIYDYMGHYTHGDSDQGEILARNRIEAIELQGKTFAGESNCRALRLGYTFELTQHFDHDNGSAEDRQFLPMYIRHGGSNNYLSGGQAGYGNRFTCVRSKIKFRPTNSAAKPTISGPQTAIIVGPPGEEIYTDELGRVKVQFHWDRLGEFNHKSSCWVRVAQSGASGGFGSILIPRVGDEVVVAFLDGDPDRPLIMGSVYNSQNTPPWALPANKTQSGFLTRSLKGDGGTANFFRFEDKQGAEQVIVHAERNMDTEIEVDETHAVGNNRAITVGGTHTETITGNTQISVQEGAFSLTVNEQSITISAQTAIVLQVQGSSITLMPGKIEISSDLIVTKSTGATQITGAPVQINEEG; via the coding sequence ATGTCGATGGACCTTTCCGCCCTGTTCACAGCGCAGAACCAGCGGCTGTTCAAAATCACCCTGCCACTCAAGGGCGGTCAGGAGCTGCTGCTCGAGTCCTTCGGCGGCTACGAGGCGCTGTCCGGTGACTTCGCCTTCGAACTGCAACTGATCAGCGAAAGCGCCGACGTCGAGCTGAAGACGGCCATCGGCCAGCCCACACTGATCGAAATTGAATTGTCCACTGGCGGCAGCCGGTACATTCATGGCCACATTATCAGCTTCGCCAACAAGGGCAGCGACGGCGGCATGTGCCAATACAACGCCACCCTCGGGTCGTGGCTGAACATGCTGGCCCAGCGGTTTGATTCGCAGATCTTCCAGGACCAGACCATCATTCAGGTGGTCACCAGTATCTTCAGCCGCTACGAAGGCCTGGCCAAGTTCGAGTTCCGCGTCAGCCGCGCACTCAAGCAGCAGAGCTACATCACTCAGTACCGTGAAAACGACCGTAACTTCGTGCTGCGGTTGCTGGAAAGCGAAGGCCTGTTCTACTACTTCGAGCACACCGCTGACGGCCACACCATGATCATCATGGACGACTCCACCGTGCTGACGCCGCTGCCCGAACAGCCACAAATTCGCTTCCATAGCGCCTCGGTGACTGAAACCGCCGACTCCATCACCGACTGGACCGCCCAGCGTACGCTGCAATCGGGGCGTTTCTCGGCGCAGACGTTCGACTACCGCCAGCCGCGCAATCGCCTGCCGGTGAGCATGGCCAGCCTCAACAACCAGGGTGATGTCGACCAGTTCGAAATCTACGATTACATGGGCCACTACACCCACGGCGACAGCGACCAGGGCGAAATCCTGGCGCGTAACCGCATCGAAGCCATTGAACTGCAAGGCAAGACATTCGCAGGCGAAAGCAACTGCCGCGCACTGCGCCTGGGCTACACCTTCGAGCTCACCCAGCATTTCGACCACGACAACGGCTCGGCCGAGGACCGCCAGTTCCTGCCCATGTATATCCGGCATGGCGGCAGCAACAACTACCTCAGTGGCGGTCAGGCCGGCTATGGCAACCGGTTCACCTGCGTGCGCAGCAAGATCAAGTTCCGCCCTACCAACAGCGCCGCCAAACCGACCATCTCCGGTCCGCAAACCGCCATCATCGTCGGGCCGCCAGGCGAAGAGATCTACACCGATGAACTGGGCCGCGTGAAGGTCCAGTTCCACTGGGACCGCCTCGGCGAGTTCAACCACAAAAGCTCCTGCTGGGTACGCGTGGCGCAATCCGGTGCCAGTGGTGGTTTCGGCAGCATCCTGATTCCGCGCGTTGGCGATGAAGTGGTGGTGGCCTTCCTCGATGGCGACCCCGACCGCCCTTTGATCATGGGCAGCGTGTACAACTCGCAGAATACGCCGCCGTGGGCGTTACCGGCGAACAAGACCCAGAGCGGTTTCCTGACCCGGTCATTGAAGGGCGACGGCGGCACCGCCAACTTCTTCCGCTTCGAGGACAAGCAGGGCGCCGAGCAGGTGATCGTGCATGCCGAGCGCAACATGGATACCGAGATCGAAGTGGATGAGACCCACGCCGTGGGTAACAACCGCGCTATCACGGTCGGCGGTACCCACACCGAAACGATCACAGGCAATACCCAGATCAGCGTCCAGGAGGGTGCCTTCTCGCTAACCGTCAACGAGCAATCCATCACCATCAGCGCCCAGACCGCGATCGTGTTGCAGGTCCAGGGCAGCAGCATCACGCTCATGCCTGGAAAAATCGAGATCAGTTCCGACTTGATCGTCACGAAGAGTACAGGCGCCACGCAGATTACCGGTGCGCCCGTTCAGATCAACGAAGAGGGCTAG
- a CDS encoding DcrB-related protein, which produces MDYQFQEGSFTLPEGFQDRTVNMFVFGTTTPAPLSITLSRDTHLPGEDLGAYLKRQLKLLASKLRGYTVLEQKTVELSASHPVPGVQIEAYYMSDKRPIHQRQAAFIIAPGRVLVFACTSQADFTAEQNRNWTDLLASYQPRQLNPDPAASGVQE; this is translated from the coding sequence ATGGATTATCAGTTTCAGGAAGGCAGCTTCACATTGCCTGAAGGTTTCCAGGACCGCACCGTCAACATGTTCGTGTTCGGCACGACGACGCCCGCCCCCTTGAGCATCACCCTTTCGCGCGACACGCACCTGCCCGGTGAAGACCTCGGCGCTTACCTGAAGCGCCAACTGAAACTGCTGGCGTCGAAGCTGCGTGGCTACACCGTGCTTGAACAGAAAACTGTCGAGCTATCCGCTTCCCACCCCGTACCAGGGGTGCAGATCGAAGCGTATTACATGAGCGACAAACGCCCCATTCATCAACGCCAGGCGGCTTTCATCATCGCGCCCGGCCGTGTCCTGGTATTCGCGTGCACCAGCCAGGCTGACTTCACGGCCGAACAGAACCGCAACTGGACCGACCTGCTCGCCAGTTACCAACCCAGGCAATTGAACCCGGACCCGGCAGCCAGCGGCGTACAGGAGTAA
- a CDS encoding RHS repeat-associated core domain-containing protein — protein sequence MFEAARLHDGIEHTSALAGFLLGAVAGIALVAYVAFTFATCGVGGFLLGVAAGIVGGGIVSLGERLGSAFSSPAGQIESASPNVFINGRAAAYAEGSVGVCEKHSPTVQVAEGSANVFINGFGAARKGDKLTCGAKIASGSGNVFIGGGTYGYLPVNDEVPKWLRYTVDILMAVAGGARAVLSIYKLGLQQGLKAAGPCALRFMAGVVAGDAIMRFGVAPVAEKVMGGLHGNPVDTTTGRKLLPDETDFVLPGLMPIEWSRFYASDLTVDSVLGRGWVLPWEQSLRRRGDFIYLTDNQGRSVPFVTLEPGERIYNPHEQVYLVRSEGGHYLLQTLDNLFFYFGEVADDNIAVPLQRIENALGHYLHFTRSVDGQLTDITATGEQRVHLHYAHPLGRLTEVKRVVGDTAVETLVQYRYDDRGQLLEVVNRNGDTVRSFAYTDGVMTRHANALGLSCHYRWETLDGQPRVVEHWTSDGEHFDFRYDFGARTTWVTDVLGREAQVHYNADRRVVASTDFGGERYQMALDDRGNLTGLTLPDGNQITLRYDQYSRLVEETDPLGRTTRYKHHQLTTLVKQVDYPDGSSWKAQYDNKGNLLAETDALGNTTEYYYSDDGLPHTIVDATHKSKHLWWNTLAQVERYQDCSGKSTAYRFDEHQHLQAVTDALGQTTSLQRKPAGEVLKIEHPDGTSEQFTYNALGQVLTHTDGKGQITRLQRTARGLPSSRQDAKGQRIGYQYDKAIRLTALVNENNAAYQFAYDASDRLIEERRIDNLTRRFSYSQGGYLTRVEEIGYGERAETPQRSTEFERDSIGRLIARTNDDARLEYAYDDADRLLSIQRTATNGGLRLGVKHEKLNFSYDLLGRLLTETTPQGELAYEYDPLSNLTTLTLPDGRQLNHLYYGSGHLHQLNLDGQVISDFERDDLHREVYRTQGKLTSCFGYDAMGRKAWQYASSVPAEKLSKVTNPNVPTRVLLNDYRNAVQRQYEYDPAGELIRTLDQLRGEIRYEYEANGQLHGRETGKLMTSEEFRYDPAANRLNFGTSQFDKVKDNRLRNWQNNEYRYDPWGNLIEKRSGQRQVQYFKYDCENRLVASETLVQGRLHSKGRYQYDSLGRRVGKSAQQDGQVQEKRFLWQGLRMLQELTPERDSLYLYEPGSYAPLARVDRTEGEAQQLYYYHTDQIGTPLEMTDADGRIVWQATYKAWGSIETLAVAEVEQNLRFQGQYFDGETGLHYNTFRYYDPEVGRFITQDPIGLVGGTNVYHYVLNPSGWVDPLGWMPWAWNPDGMGHHMIPRGKANSVGLNELGTKLNTPTFFPIPYEEGMHEELHRAIKPDIGSLQGAWTKTPGDLIEAAGKNLDAVSHIKGDLRIPATGEVIAKNVTPKAAYAELVNWYKKRSTGIKGGCS from the coding sequence ATGTTCGAAGCAGCCCGGTTACACGACGGCATCGAACACACCAGCGCGCTAGCCGGCTTCCTGCTGGGCGCCGTGGCGGGCATTGCCCTGGTGGCCTACGTCGCCTTCACCTTTGCCACCTGCGGCGTGGGTGGCTTCCTGTTGGGTGTGGCGGCAGGCATTGTGGGCGGGGGCATCGTCAGCCTGGGGGAGCGATTAGGCAGCGCCTTCAGCTCGCCCGCGGGGCAGATCGAATCTGCCTCGCCGAACGTGTTCATCAACGGCCGCGCGGCGGCCTATGCCGAAGGCAGCGTGGGGGTGTGCGAAAAGCATTCGCCTACCGTGCAGGTGGCCGAAGGCTCGGCCAACGTGTTCATCAACGGTTTCGGTGCCGCACGCAAAGGTGACAAGCTGACCTGCGGCGCCAAGATCGCTTCGGGGTCGGGCAACGTGTTCATCGGCGGCGGCACCTACGGCTACCTGCCGGTCAACGACGAAGTACCGAAATGGCTGCGTTACACCGTCGACATCCTGATGGCCGTGGCCGGCGGCGCCAGGGCCGTGCTCAGCATCTACAAACTGGGCTTGCAGCAAGGTCTCAAGGCCGCTGGGCCCTGTGCGTTGCGCTTCATGGCCGGCGTCGTGGCCGGCGATGCCATCATGCGTTTCGGTGTCGCGCCAGTCGCTGAGAAAGTCATGGGCGGCCTGCACGGCAACCCGGTCGACACCACCACCGGCCGCAAGCTGCTGCCGGACGAGACCGACTTCGTCCTGCCGGGCCTGATGCCTATCGAATGGTCGCGCTTCTACGCCAGCGACCTCACCGTGGACAGCGTTCTGGGCCGCGGCTGGGTACTGCCGTGGGAGCAAAGCCTGCGTCGGCGCGGCGACTTCATCTACCTCACCGACAACCAGGGCCGTAGCGTGCCGTTCGTGACGCTGGAGCCGGGCGAGCGCATCTACAACCCCCACGAGCAGGTCTACCTGGTACGCAGCGAGGGTGGCCACTACCTGTTGCAAACCCTGGATAACCTCTTCTTCTACTTCGGCGAAGTCGCCGACGACAATATCGCGGTACCACTGCAACGCATCGAAAACGCCTTGGGCCACTACCTGCATTTCACCCGCAGCGTCGACGGCCAACTCACCGACATCACCGCCACCGGCGAGCAGCGCGTGCACCTGCACTACGCCCACCCCCTGGGCCGCCTGACCGAGGTCAAGCGCGTGGTCGGCGACACCGCCGTCGAAACCCTGGTGCAGTACCGCTACGACGACCGCGGCCAACTGCTGGAGGTGGTGAACCGCAACGGCGACACCGTACGCAGTTTCGCCTACACCGACGGCGTCATGACCCGCCACGCCAACGCCCTGGGCCTGAGCTGCCACTACCGCTGGGAAACCCTCGACGGTCAGCCCCGGGTGGTCGAGCACTGGACCAGCGACGGCGAACACTTCGATTTCCGCTACGACTTCGGCGCCCGTACCACCTGGGTCACCGACGTCCTGGGCCGCGAAGCCCAGGTGCACTACAACGCCGACCGCCGTGTGGTGGCCAGCACCGATTTTGGCGGCGAGCGCTACCAGATGGCCCTGGACGACCGCGGCAACCTGACCGGCCTGACCCTGCCCGACGGCAACCAGATCACCCTGCGGTACGATCAATACTCGCGCCTGGTCGAGGAAACCGACCCACTGGGCCGCACCACCCGCTACAAACACCACCAGCTCACCACCCTGGTGAAGCAGGTGGACTACCCGGACGGCTCCAGCTGGAAAGCCCAGTACGACAACAAGGGCAACCTGCTGGCTGAAACCGATGCCCTGGGCAACACCACCGAGTACTACTACAGCGACGACGGCCTGCCGCACACCATCGTCGACGCCACGCACAAGTCCAAGCACCTGTGGTGGAACACGCTGGCCCAGGTGGAGCGTTACCAGGACTGCTCCGGCAAGAGCACCGCCTACCGCTTCGACGAGCATCAGCACCTGCAGGCCGTGACCGATGCGCTGGGGCAGACTACCTCGTTGCAGCGCAAGCCCGCGGGCGAAGTGCTGAAGATCGAGCATCCTGACGGCACCTCGGAGCAGTTCACCTACAACGCCCTGGGCCAGGTACTCACGCACACCGATGGCAAGGGCCAGATCACCCGCCTGCAACGCACCGCCCGCGGCCTGCCCAGCAGCCGCCAGGACGCCAAGGGCCAGCGCATCGGCTACCAGTACGACAAGGCCATCCGCCTGACGGCCCTGGTCAACGAAAACAACGCGGCCTACCAGTTTGCGTACGACGCCAGCGACCGGCTGATCGAAGAGCGGCGCATCGACAACCTGACCCGGCGTTTCAGCTATAGCCAGGGCGGGTATCTGACGCGGGTCGAGGAAATCGGCTACGGCGAACGGGCCGAAACACCACAGCGCAGCACGGAGTTTGAACGGGACAGCATCGGGCGATTGATCGCGCGGACCAATGACGATGCACGCCTTGAGTACGCTTACGACGATGCCGACCGCCTGCTGAGCATTCAACGCACGGCCACCAACGGCGGCCTGCGCCTGGGCGTGAAGCACGAGAAGTTGAATTTCAGCTACGACCTGCTGGGCCGTCTGCTTACCGAGACAACCCCGCAGGGAGAGCTGGCTTATGAGTACGACCCGCTCAGCAACCTCACCACCCTGACCCTGCCCGATGGCCGCCAACTCAACCACCTGTACTACGGCAGCGGCCACCTGCACCAACTCAACCTCGACGGCCAGGTCATCAGCGACTTCGAACGCGACGACCTGCACCGCGAGGTCTACCGTACCCAAGGCAAGCTCACCAGCTGCTTCGGCTACGACGCCATGGGCCGCAAGGCCTGGCAATACGCGTCCAGCGTCCCGGCCGAAAAGCTCTCGAAGGTCACCAACCCCAACGTGCCGACGCGGGTGCTGCTCAACGACTACCGCAATGCCGTGCAACGTCAGTACGAATACGACCCTGCCGGCGAGCTGATCCGCACGCTGGATCAACTGCGCGGTGAAATCCGCTACGAGTACGAAGCCAACGGCCAATTGCACGGCCGCGAAACCGGCAAGCTGATGACCAGCGAGGAGTTTCGTTACGACCCGGCGGCCAACCGGCTGAACTTCGGCACCAGCCAATTCGACAAGGTGAAGGACAACCGCCTGCGCAACTGGCAGAACAACGAGTACCGCTATGATCCATGGGGCAACCTGATCGAGAAGCGCAGCGGGCAGCGGCAGGTGCAGTATTTCAAGTACGACTGCGAGAACCGGCTGGTTGCTTCGGAGACCTTGGTGCAGGGGCGCCTGCACAGCAAGGGGCGCTACCAGTACGACAGCCTGGGACGTCGCGTCGGCAAGAGTGCTCAACAGGACGGGCAGGTGCAGGAGAAGCGGTTCCTCTGGCAGGGCCTGCGAATGCTGCAGGAGCTGACGCCGGAGCGCGATAGCCTGTACCTCTATGAGCCCGGGAGCTATGCGCCGCTGGCGCGGGTGGACCGCACGGAAGGCGAGGCGCAGCAGCTTTACTACTACCACACGGACCAGATCGGTACGCCGCTGGAGATGACCGACGCCGATGGTCGCATCGTCTGGCAGGCGACGTACAAGGCGTGGGGGAGCATCGAGACACTGGCGGTGGCTGAGGTTGAGCAGAACCTGCGGTTCCAGGGTCAGTATTTCGATGGTGAGACGGGGCTGCACTACAATACGTTTCGGTATTACGATCCGGAGGTGGGGCGGTTTATAACGCAGGATCCGATTGGGCTGGTGGGTGGAACTAATGTTTATCACTATGTGCTAAACCCCAGCGGGTGGGTAGATCCTCTGGGTTGGATGCCGTGGGCATGGAATCCTGACGGTATGGGGCATCACATGATACCTAGAGGAAAGGCTAATAGTGTTGGGCTCAATGAGCTAGGAACGAAGCTTAATACGCCTACCTTCTTTCCTATCCCCTATGAGGAGGGAATGCATGAAGAGCTTCACCGGGCGATTAAACCAGATATCGGTAGCCTCCAAGGTGCTTGGACCAAAACCCCGGGGGACCTGATTGAGGCTGCGGGTAAAAATCTCGATGCGGTCTCTCATATTAAAGGAGATCTACGAATTCCAGCTACAGGCGAAGTAATTGCAAAAAATGTCACACCTAAGGCCGCTTATGCTGAGCTAGTTAATTGGTATAAAAAGCGATCTACTGGAATAAAGGGAGGCTGCTCATGA